The following proteins come from a genomic window of Acomys russatus chromosome 17, mAcoRus1.1, whole genome shotgun sequence:
- the LOC127201703 gene encoding LOW QUALITY PROTEIN: keratin, type II cytoskeletal 1-like (The sequence of the model RefSeq protein was modified relative to this genomic sequence to represent the inferred CDS: inserted 1 base in 1 codon), which produces MSRQCSSRSMCLGGGGGRGFSSGSASLVSYQRRSTSSSMRRGGGGSGGGRFSGGFCGSSGGGSGAGFGSRSLVNLGGGRSISISVAGGGRSGFGGGGSFGGGGFGSGGFGGGGFGSGGGFGGGGFGSGGGFGGGGFGGGSFGPVYPPGGIQEVTINQSLLQPLNVEIDPQIQKVKSQEREQIKTLNNQFASFIDRVRFLEQQNQVLQTKWELLQQVDTSTRTHNLEPMFEQYISMLRKQVDALKNDQSRMDSELKTMQDMVEDYRNKYEDEINKRTNAENEFVTIKKDVDSAYMNKVELQAKVDNLQQEIDFLTALYQTELSQMQTHISETNVILSMDNNRSLDLDDIISEVKAQYDSICQRSKAEAESFYQNKYEELQITAGKHGDSVKSSKMEISELNRMIQRLRSEIDGVKKQISHLQQNISDAEQRGENALKDAQNKLNELEDAMTQAKEDLARLLRDYQELMSVKLALDMEIITYKRLLEGEEIRMSGECTPSVSVSVSTSHTSMSGSSSRGGGSYGSGGGGGRGGGSGGGSYGGSSGGGSYGGGSGGGSYGGSGGSGGGHRGGSGGGGGSSGGSYGGSSGGGRGGXPSSGGVKSSGGSSSVKFVSTSYSRGTR; this is translated from the exons ATGAGTCGGCAGTGTAGCTCCAGGTCCATGTGcctgggcggcggcggcggcaggggCTTCAGCTCCGGCTCCGCAAGCCTAGTCAGCTATCAGCGCAGATCCACCAGCAGCTCCATGCGCCGCGGCGGAGGCGGCAGCGGTGGCGGGAGATTTTCAGGAGGCTTCTGTGGGAGTTCTGGTGGCGGCAGCGGCGCCGGCTTTGGAAGTAGAAGTCTTGTTAACCTTGGAGGTGGCAGGAGCATCTCCATCAGTGTGGCTGGAGGTGGTCGCAGCGGCTTCGGTGGCGGTGGCAGCTTTGGGGGAGGTGGTTTTGGTAGCGGTGGTTTTGGTGGTGGCGGCTTTGGCAGTGGAGGTGGGTTCGGTGGTGGCGGCTTTGGCAGTGGAGGTGGGTTCGGTGGTGGAGGATTTGGGGGTGGTAGCTTTGGGCCTGTCTACCCCCCTGGTGGCATCCAGGAAGTCACTATCAACCAGAGCCTACTACAGCCCCTCAATGTCGAGATCGACCCGCAGATTCAAAAAGTGAAGTCTCAGGAGCGGGAGCAGATCAAGACCCTCAATAACCAATTTGCCTCCTTCATTGACAGG GTGCGATTCCTGGAGCAACAAAACCAGGTGCTCCAAACCAAGTGGGAACTGCTGCAGCAGGTGGACACCTCCACCCGGACCCACAACCTTGAGCCTATGTTTGAACAGTACATTAGCATGCTCAGAAAGCAAGTGGATGCCCTGAAGAATGACCAGTCACGGATGGATTCCGAGCTGAAGACCATGCAGGACATGGTGGAAGACTACAGGAACAA GTATGAGGACGAGATTAACAAGAGGACAAATGCAGAAAATGAGTTTGTGACCATCAAGAAG GATGTGGATTCAGCTTATATGAACAAAGTGGAACTTCAGGCCAAGGTGGACAACCTACAGCAAGAGATTGACTTCCTCACAGCACTCTACCAGACG GAATTGTCTCAGATGCAGACTCACATCAGTGAGACCAACGTCATCCTCTCCATGGACAACAACCGCAGCCTGGACCTGGACGACATCATCTCAGAAGTCAAAGCCCAGTATGACAGCATTTGCCAGAGGAGCAAGGCTGAAGCCGAGAGCTTTTATCAGAACAAG TACGAAGAGCTGCAGATCACGGCTGGCAAACATGGTGACAGTGTGAAGAGCTCTAAGATGGAGATCTCTGAGCTGAACAGAATGATCCAGAGACTTCGATCTGAAATTGATGGCGTCAAGAAGCAG ATCTCCCACTTGCAGCAGAACATCAGCGACGCGGAGCAGCGTGGCGAGAACGCGCTCAAAGATGCTCAGAACAAGCTGAACGAGCTGGAAGACGCCATGACACAAGCCAAGGAGGATCTCGCCCGGCTGCTGCGTGACTACCAGGAGCTCATGAGCGTCAAGCTGGCCCTGGACATGGAGATCATCACTTACAAGAGACTGCTGGAAGGGGAGGAGATCAG GATGTCTGGAGAATGCACCCCCAGCGTGAGCGTGT CGGTGAGCACCAGCCACACCAGTATGAGCGGAAGCAGTAGCCGAGGAGGCGGCAGCTACGGCTCtggaggcggcggcggccgcggcgGCGGCTCTGGCGGCGGCAGCTACGGAGGGAGCTCCGGCGGCGGCAGCTACGGCGGCGGCTCTGGCGGCGGCAGCTATGGTGGCTCCGGAGGCAGCGGTGGGGGCCACCGAGGTGGCTCCGGAGGGGGCGGTGGCAGCTCCGGAGGCAGCTATGGTGGTTCCTCTGGAGGAGGCCGGGGAG TTCCTAGCTCCGGGGGCGTTAAGTCCTCTGGTGGCAGTTCTAGCGTGAAGTTTGTTTCCACCAGTTACTCCCGAGGGACCAGATGA